One segment of Spiroplasma kunkelii CR2-3x DNA contains the following:
- the cls gene encoding cardiolipin synthase: MKNWLKIILSMIFLFGMAIMGLLVVFIIFNVKFLYIFLGIIIIDLIFSFFFFFSKRRYEVKFSWIIFINFVPFIGLCSYVFFGRKYHYSNKKSLLYNHLNKLEYDTYCKKNKTCLIKYTAPNQKFGNVIELLMRHANKPLYQNNKIKIITNGTRVFKALLTDLQQAQQYILLTYFIVADGELFESFLAVLKERIAAGVRVYMIYDHVGSYFKISKKSIKKLIKAGVRVHKYLPIITPFISGNANYRNHRKDVIIDGLIGYTGGINLTDLYVDKSWKFGIFHDTQVRIEGEAVRGLEVIFADDWFFATKRHEIITDLEPAILAPKQYNIKGKSHLQIVNHSPSIDHSITKDLYISLINKASKRVWLSTPYFIPPDDLIQALILAARAGVDVRLTIPGLTDKIFVLDITKSYCKPLFASGVKIYEMNNTFSHNKIAIFDDDIAVIGTCNLDYRSFFSDHQTTVVIYDPEVVVSFIPRWEWDYEHSILWQEWPIKYKPLSYRLLLTCLKLVAPIL, from the coding sequence ATGAAAAATTGATTAAAAATTATTTTATCAATGATTTTTTTATTTGGTATGGCGATTATGGGGTTACTTGTTGTCTTTATTATTTTCAATGTTAAATTCTTATATATTTTTTTAGGAATTATTATTATTGATTTAATTTTCTCATTCTTTTTCTTTTTTTCCAAACGACGTTATGAAGTTAAATTTTCTTGAATTATTTTTATTAATTTTGTGCCATTTATTGGTCTATGTTCATATGTTTTTTTTGGTCGAAAATATCATTATTCAAATAAAAAATCATTATTGTACAATCATTTAAATAAATTAGAATATGATACTTATTGTAAAAAAAATAAGACATGTTTAATAAAATATACTGCTCCTAATCAAAAATTTGGGAATGTTATTGAATTATTAATGCGGCATGCGAATAAGCCACTATACCAAAATAATAAAATTAAAATAATTACAAATGGTACACGTGTTTTTAAAGCATTATTAACAGATTTACAACAAGCACAACAATATATTTTATTAACTTATTTTATTGTTGCTGATGGTGAACTATTTGAATCTTTTTTAGCAGTTTTAAAAGAGCGAATTGCAGCTGGTGTTCGGGTTTATATGATTTATGACCATGTTGGTAGTTACTTTAAAATTAGTAAAAAAAGTATTAAAAAATTAATTAAAGCTGGTGTTCGAGTTCATAAATATTTACCAATTATTACACCTTTTATTAGTGGGAATGCCAATTATCGTAATCATCGTAAAGATGTTATTATTGATGGTTTAATTGGTTATACAGGTGGAATTAATTTAACCGATTTATATGTTGATAAATCATGAAAGTTTGGAATTTTTCATGATACACAAGTACGAATTGAAGGTGAAGCGGTTCGAGGTTTGGAAGTAATTTTTGCTGATGACTGATTTTTTGCAACTAAACGTCATGAAATAATCACAGATTTAGAACCAGCCATTTTAGCACCAAAACAATACAATATAAAGGGTAAATCACATTTACAAATTGTTAATCATAGCCCTAGCATTGATCATTCAATTACCAAAGACCTATATATTTCATTAATTAACAAAGCTAGTAAACGAGTTTGATTATCAACCCCTTATTTTATTCCACCAGATGATCTTATTCAAGCTTTAATTCTTGCAGCACGTGCTGGAGTTGATGTTCGTTTGACAATTCCAGGTTTGACTGATAAAATTTTTGTTTTAGATATAACAAAAAGTTACTGTAAACCTTTATTTGCTAGTGGTGTTAAAATTTATGAAATGAATAATACTTTTAGTCATAATAAAATTGCTATTTTTGATGATGATATTGCTGTGATTGGGACTTGTAATTTAGATTACCGTAGTTTCTTTTCTGACCATCAAACAACAGTAGTTATTTATGATCCAGAGGTAGTTGTAAGCTTTATTCCTCGTTGAGAATGAGATTATGAACATTCAATTTTATGACAGGAATGACCAATTAAATATAAACCCTTGAGTTATCGACTATTGTTAACATGTTTAAAATTAGTCGCACCAATTTTATAA